From one Streptomyces sp. Q6 genomic stretch:
- a CDS encoding xanthine dehydrogenase family protein molybdopterin-binding subunit: MTAESSGTPEPEGIPHGLGTTLPSVEARAKAEGTFPYAADLWAEGLLWAAILRSPHAHARVVSIDTTHAREMPGVRAVVTHEDVPGGPLSGHRTADRPMFASEVVRHHGEALAAVAADHPDTARMAAAAIIVEYEVLEPVTDPEQSFAAEPLHPDGNLIRHIPLRHGDAEATGEVIVEGLYRIGRQDPAPIGAEAGLAVPRPDGGVELYIASTDPHGDRDLAAARYGLEQDRVKVVVTGVAGATADREDPSFHLPLGLLALKTGCPVKLAATREESFLGHPHRHPTLLRYRHHADAEGKLVKVEAQILLDGGAYADTSSDALAAAVAFACGPYVVPHASIEGWAVRTNNPPSGHVRGEGALQVCAAYEAQMDKLAKKLGMDPAELRMRNVLATGDVLPTGQTVTCPAPVAELLDAVREFPLPALPKDTPEEDWLLPGGPEGAGEPGAIRRGVGYGIGMVHMLGAEGADEVSTATVKVQGGVATVICAAVETGQGFTTLARQIVQDTLGIDEVHVAPVDTDQPPAGPGCRGRHTWVSGGAVERAAKMVRTQLLQPLAHKFGMSTELLQIADGKITSYDGVLSTTVEEAMEGKELWATAQCRPHPTEPLDATGQGDAFVGLAFCAIRAVVDVDIEIGSVRVVELAVAQDVGRVLNPGQLAARIEAGVTQGVGAALTENLRTPKGVVRRPDLTGYALPTSLDAPDIHIVKLVEERDVVAPFGAKAASAVPVVASPAAVASAVRAATGRPVNRLPIRPQAAVVVPEPAESTA, from the coding sequence ATGACGGCCGAGTCCTCCGGAACCCCGGAGCCGGAGGGCATCCCGCACGGTCTGGGCACGACGCTTCCGTCCGTGGAGGCACGCGCGAAGGCCGAGGGCACGTTCCCGTACGCCGCCGATCTGTGGGCCGAGGGGCTGCTCTGGGCGGCGATCCTGCGCTCCCCGCACGCGCACGCGCGCGTGGTCTCCATCGACACGACCCACGCGCGCGAGATGCCCGGCGTCCGCGCGGTCGTCACGCACGAGGACGTCCCCGGCGGCCCGCTGTCCGGCCACCGCACGGCGGACCGCCCGATGTTCGCCTCCGAGGTCGTACGCCACCACGGTGAGGCCCTCGCGGCGGTCGCCGCTGACCACCCGGACACGGCGCGCATGGCGGCGGCGGCCATCATCGTCGAGTACGAGGTCCTTGAGCCGGTCACGGACCCGGAGCAGTCGTTCGCGGCCGAGCCCCTGCACCCCGACGGCAACCTGATCCGTCACATCCCGCTCCGCCACGGCGACGCAGAGGCGACCGGCGAGGTGATCGTCGAGGGCCTGTACCGCATCGGCCGCCAGGACCCGGCGCCCATCGGCGCGGAGGCCGGCCTGGCCGTGCCCCGTCCCGACGGCGGCGTCGAGCTGTACATCGCGTCCACGGACCCGCACGGCGACCGCGATCTGGCGGCGGCCCGCTACGGCCTGGAACAGGACCGCGTCAAGGTCGTCGTCACCGGGGTCGCGGGCGCGACGGCGGACCGCGAGGACCCGAGCTTCCACCTCCCGCTCGGCCTGCTCGCACTGAAGACGGGCTGCCCGGTCAAGCTCGCGGCGACCCGCGAGGAGTCCTTCCTCGGCCATCCGCACCGGCACCCGACCCTGCTGCGCTACCGCCACCACGCGGACGCGGAGGGCAAGCTGGTGAAGGTGGAGGCCCAGATCCTGCTCGACGGCGGCGCGTACGCGGACACGTCGTCGGACGCGCTCGCGGCGGCGGTCGCCTTCGCCTGCGGCCCGTACGTGGTCCCGCACGCCTCGATCGAGGGCTGGGCGGTGCGGACGAACAACCCGCCGTCGGGCCATGTCCGCGGCGAGGGCGCCCTCCAGGTCTGCGCGGCCTACGAGGCCCAGATGGACAAGCTCGCCAAGAAGTTGGGCATGGACCCGGCGGAGCTGCGGATGCGCAACGTCCTGGCGACGGGCGACGTCCTGCCCACCGGCCAGACGGTGACGTGCCCGGCGCCGGTGGCCGAACTCCTCGACGCGGTGCGGGAGTTCCCGCTCCCCGCCCTCCCCAAGGACACCCCGGAAGAGGACTGGCTGCTGCCCGGCGGCCCCGAGGGAGCGGGCGAACCGGGCGCCATCCGCCGGGGCGTCGGCTACGGCATCGGCATGGTGCACATGCTGGGCGCCGAGGGCGCGGACGAGGTGTCGACGGCGACGGTCAAGGTCCAGGGCGGCGTCGCGACGGTCATCTGCGCGGCGGTGGAGACCGGCCAGGGCTTCACCACGCTCGCCCGGCAGATCGTCCAGGACACCCTGGGCATCGACGAGGTGCACGTCGCCCCCGTCGACACGGACCAGCCGCCGGCGGGCCCCGGCTGCCGCGGCCGCCACACCTGGGTGTCGGGCGGGGCGGTGGAGCGCGCGGCGAAGATGGTCCGCACGCAGCTCCTGCAGCCCCTGGCCCACAAGTTCGGCATGTCCACGGAGCTGCTCCAGATCGCGGACGGCAAGATCACCTCGTACGACGGTGTCCTGTCGACGACGGTCGAGGAAGCCATGGAGGGCAAGGAACTCTGGGCCACCGCTCAGTGCCGCCCCCACCCCACGGAGCCCCTGGACGCGACCGGTCAGGGCGATGCCTTCGTCGGCCTCGCGTTCTGCGCGATCCGTGCGGTCGTCGACGTCGACATCGAGATCGGCTCCGTACGCGTCGTCGAACTGGCGGTGGCGCAGGACGTCGGCCGCGTCCTGAACCCCGGCCAACTCGCGGCCCGTATCGAGGCCGGCGTCACGCAGGGCGTCGGCGCGGCGCTCACGGAGAACCTCCGCACCCCGAAGGGCGTGGTCCGCCGCCCCGACCTCACCGGTTACGCCCTGCCGACCTCGCTCGACGCCCCGGACATCCACATCGTGAAGCTGGTGGAGGAGCGGGACGTGGTGGCCCCGTTCGGAGCGAAGGCGGCCAGCGCGGTCCCGGTCGTGGCGTCCCCCGCGGCGGTGGCCTCAGCGGTCCGCGCGGCGACCGGCCGCCCGGTGAACCGCCTGCCGATCCGCCCCCAGGCGGCGGTGGTCGTCCCGGAACCGGCGGAGTCAACTGCCTGA